The stretch of DNA gtctataaatgaataaATAGGCTGAGGGTTTCCAATCTGCATTTACCCCATCGGTCTAATCATTAGCTAGATCACAAAATCCAAACATTAGTCTCTCTTGTTGCTAGTTAGCAGCATATTGATGACTtgaatgtcccccccccctccccaaaaaaCATTCCACTGGCACTCATCCAAGGATCAGGTACTGTGAATATAATGTTGGTCTACCTGTTACACCTGACCCTTGTTACATTTAGCACTGGTCTTCCCTATGCATTCAACCCAATGGCCAATGCTAACGCGAGTAAACCATGCCGCTGCTAAAAAACCCTGGTTCTAAAATGGTGCATTTTAGCCTTCTCATTTCTTAGACTTGAGATGTGTAGCTTAGTAACACTTCAGAAATCGGTGATTCTCCTCTTTTAATAGTGGCCATCAAAACTGCTTTCAAAGTTGTTGTTTTTCACCGCGACTGCATTGAGAATGTTGTACAATGACTGGGCATGCATATTTCTTCCCCTGTGCGGCACTCACAATTTGAATGTGCATCGAGATTAATATTACTTTCTCGCATAGAATGCGACAGGCTGAACAATTGAATAAGTAAACTATTCTACTATGGGGTTGTCTAATTTTGGTGTTACTTACTCGTGTTTTTGGCTGTGGAAAATGAAATGTGGAGAACAACTACAATCACCAAAGCAGGTACCAAGTCTCAGCTCCGCCTGGCTCTCATTTGGATCATAGGTGCCGTGTCTCAGATCCGGCCCAATTTAATccctgcacacacactcacagggatGTGAAAGGCCTGAGCCAGGTATTTGAGGGTGGCAGCCTCCTGGCCCAGCAGGTTGCTGCGGTGAGTGAGGTTCCCAGGCAGTCTTGTGTCATACTCCTTCCTCACCACTGAGGCCACCGAGTCAAGAATCACCAACCCAGCCTTGGAGGAGATGATGTCCTCCTCCAGCCTCTCCAGTCTGGAAGGAACCAAAACAAAACTTTATCAATACCAATATCAGTATTAGAAATAGTCCCTTTCACACAGTTCGCCATCACCCAAAATGCTTCATGGGTCCAGAACATACTTGAGGTAAGTGAGAGGAGACGATTGAATGACACATTTCAGACAGACTGAAAGCAACATGGCGGCCTGTACCTGTCCAGGACATCCTGACACGTGAGCTCCCGAAAAAGGTGGACACGTCCAGCCATCTCCAACACACGCTCCTTCTCACAGAAGTAGTCTGGAAACCTGCTCTGAGCAATCTCCACTAACCTGGAAGTGCCAAGAACAAAACATTTTAGGCCACACAATGCATTTATAAGACACGGAAGATAAGATTATAGAAGACATTACATCATAGAAGATTATAAAAGATATGACAAGATAATAAATAtgcaggaggggagaagagaaaagGAGGGTGATGAAAGTAAGTCCCAATCACCTCTCTGCTGAGAAAGCAGACTCCGTATCTATGTAGATGACTCCGCTGTCGAGGCCACCCATGTACTTTGGCAGAGTGGCCAGCACACTGAGCATCATACACACCTGGCTCTTCCCACAACCTGAGGGGCCAGTCACCTGAAAGAAGGAAAGGAAGTTTgatacattttctctctctccatctccttcaccaTTATAAACCTCATAACCATCTCTATACTCAGTAAGGAAGGTGTACAACCTCTGTGAGTGTCCCCCGTGGTAGCCCTCCCTGAAGCAGTCTGTCCAGGGCAGGTAGGGATGTGGAGAAAAACAGGTCAGCCCTCTGCTTCCACACCTCCAATGCCTGAAGAACAATAACAATTTCATTAGACAGAACAGTGAAGTATGACAGTGACAATGGTGATGTTGTTGACTTACGGTGGTCATTGAGGGAGCACAGGCCTGGCTGACTGATTGCAGCAGCATCAACACCTGCTGGTAACTCTGCCCCGCGAGGCGCATCACCTCTAGAGGTGTGAGGGACAGCAGGTCCTGGTGACAAGGAGCATAGTAGTCACAGTTGCGAAAGGCATCTCGTTTCTACTCCATCTATTCTTTGATGTGAGAATATTAGATAATGGTAACATTTCACATGATATAAACTTGTAATCCACAGCGCTAACAACAACACcgaatgtaaaaataaaaataaaaactccaGAAATGAGCCTGAGCCCAACCGTTTACCTGGCAAGTTTCAATTTGGTGGCGCTTGAGTCGTTCGCATACTTCGAGTGACACACCTGTTCTTCTGAGCTTTTTACTTGCCATAGTTAACTAGTTAATACGTAAAACGTATATTATTTTTACAAAATGAGAAACTCAAAGATACTGGTTTTCCCTTTTGTCTGTGACACTTgttatgttagctagttagctaacttcaGCAACAACGAAAGTTCGCTCCGCAAGTGGCAAACGCTAGAAGCTATTTGCTCTAGCAAGCAAATTATGGCTAAAATATAAGAAATTCCACGTTTTGCAACATAATTAAATTTATTTCACTGccctgctagctagctacatgagtTCTGTTACCTTGACAGCAGTGTGGCATAAAAAATACCCCCatttctgcttcttcttcttcagtgGAGTTTAAAGAGGGTTAGCGtccaatatgttgcattaccgcccccAACTGAACTATTGTACATCCATTACACTTGGTGATCAGTGGTGGAAacagtacccaattgtcatacttgagtaaaagtaaagataccttaatagaaaatgactcaagtgaaagtaacccagtaaaatactacttgagtaaaagtctaaaagtatttggtttttaatatacttaggtatcaaaagtaaatgtaattgctaaaatattttATCAAAGTAAATCAAAGTAAAATAACaattataaatcatttcaaattccttatattaagcaaagcaaacGGCCACATTTtctagttttttatttatttacagataaACAATTTTCCTGCCCTGCTAAgcgttcaaaatgtaacgagtacttttgggtgtcagggaaaatgtatggagtaaaaagtacataactttctttaggaatgtagtgaagtaaatgtaaaagtagtcagaaatataaatagtaaagtaaagtacagatacccggGGGGAAAACGACTTgttgtactttaaagtactttacaccactgtttgtGATACAAAATGGGAAAGGGGAACtttcccactactttaaccctatctGATCCTACCCTAGGGCAACAACCTTAGAGGACAGGACACtaccactcaacacaccctgtgAAAACGTCTGATGTCgatgcagctgccaccacaactagTGATGCCAATTTAGCAATTTTGTTGCtagatttagcaacttttcagactACCCTGGCAACTTTTTTTTCAAACAGCACCTAGCAACAAATGTAGCTacttttcaaaatgtattttgaacttttagcaacttttgaaaagtgactcAAACGCTAAAATACACgcattttccctctaaatgacacacaaaagattttctctgtcacacactcagtcacaacacacgtgcctggctgcaaaagtgcattgtgagtgacgtcagcagcaggccagcagcaatttcagcaaattgcaaatcATTGTTGGCTGACTGCAGCAACAGTAGTACGTGTTCGACGAGCCAAacccaatgaatatagttggtcaagaatgtttgatcttgaacagaacttacaacatcaatcaacatgtctCAATCAAAATTATACAGCCATAAGTACAGAAAGGAGTGGGAGTCTGTCTGTAcctgaacaaatgtcaaatcatattttttgccgagatggccagtcaatttgagtaacgttattgtgtattctagtaatgacgcagttttacgttatcacgcaatgacatcacaatgtcatttagcaacttttagcaacaaatcaacctgcctctagcaacttaccctgaaaatgagttggcaacactgaccacaacatctattt from Salvelinus fontinalis isolate EN_2023a chromosome 20, ASM2944872v1, whole genome shotgun sequence encodes:
- the rad51b gene encoding DNA repair protein RAD51 homolog 2 isoform X2, with the translated sequence MASKKLRRTGVSLEVCERLKRHQIETCQDLLSLTPLEVMRLAGQSYQQVLMLLQSVSQACAPSMTTALEVWKQRADLFFSTSLPALDRLLQGGLPRGTLTEVTGPSGCGKSQVCMMLSVLATLPKYMGGLDSGVIYIDTESAFSAERLVEIAQSRFPDYFCEKERVLEMAGRVHLFRELTCQDVLDRLERLEEDIISSKAGLVILDSVASVVRKEYDTRLPGNLTHRSNLLGQEAATLKYLAQAFHIPVVLTNQITTHVGDRGERGAASFRGASDERDSGYVTAALGNTWSHSVNTRLIVQYVDAHQRQIVIAKSPVAPFAVLNYTVQKEGIRLEGMKTRRHTKMGGPETQ
- the rad51b gene encoding DNA repair protein RAD51 homolog 2 isoform X1, producing the protein MASKKLRRTGVSLEVCERLKRHQIETCQDLLSLTPLEVMRLAGQSYQQVLMLLQSVSQACAPSMTTALEVWKQRADLFFSTSLPALDRLLQGGLPRGTLTEVTGPSGCGKSQVCMMLSVLATLPKYMGGLDSGVIYIDTESAFSAERLVEIAQSRFPDYFCEKERVLEMAGRVHLFRELTCQDVLDRLERLEEDIISSKAGLVILDSVASVVRKEYDTRLPGNLTHRSNLLGQEAATLKYLAQAFHIPVVLTNQITTHVGDRGERGAASFRGASDERDSGYVTAALGNTWSHSVNTRLIVQYVDAHQRQIVIAKSPVAPFAVLNYTVQKEGIRLEGNDDNQEMLHQGTDPGLQPIRVRTGFNYNLTQANPAAVGPLKRL
- the rad51b gene encoding DNA repair protein RAD51 homolog 2 isoform X3; protein product: MRLAGQSYQQVLMLLQSVSQACAPSMTTALEVWKQRADLFFSTSLPALDRLLQGGLPRGTLTEVTGPSGCGKSQVCMMLSVLATLPKYMGGLDSGVIYIDTESAFSAERLVEIAQSRFPDYFCEKERVLEMAGRVHLFRELTCQDVLDRLERLEEDIISSKAGLVILDSVASVVRKEYDTRLPGNLTHRSNLLGQEAATLKYLAQAFHIPVVLTNQITTHVGDRGERGAASFRGASDERDSGYVTAALGNTWSHSVNTRLIVQYVDAHQRQIVIAKSPVAPFAVLNYTVQKEGIRLEGNDDNQEMLHQGTDPGLQPIRVRTGFNYNLTQANPAAVGPLKRL